The DNA region TTAATTTGGTGCAGATGTTCATAACTTCGCTCAGGTATGAAGATCTAgaaatttcttttcagaaGTACTTACTAAATAATATATTCCATGATCGCCATTCTTCAGTTGTTGCTTCATATCACTGGTGATAAACTTGCTTTGTCTATGATGTAGGTGCTCGTGTAATCGTGTTGGTTTGAATGTGTTTTCGGGGCAGTTAAACTTTTTATGTGGTAATATTGGCGAGCTACTTACTATAATCCAGCATATAGATTAATATTTCCATTGTTTAATTAGGTGAAAACGGAAGTATAAACTTCACTGCAAAGTGCAAACAGATGGCATAGTGTAATATTCTGAGCGTTCAGGCTTTAGGTATCTCGGAATTGCCTGCAACTCGAAGTAAACTCGGTCTAGTTGATGTTGAACTAGCGCACAACTTGGAAGCAAAGTTTTGAAGTCATAATCGATATATCTCTGAAGGGCTGGTCAGATCGGTATCATCTTATCGTCCATTCATCATAATACACTACgccaacaaacacaaaaagagaaagcaaacaaaaagagaaagcaattGGTTTGTAAGGGAAAGATGCCCTGTGAGATATACTGCATTTATTGAATATCTCAAAATTCATTTCTAACTCAATGGGGGGTTCATAAAGCTTTGTTCTGAACAGTTTCTATCTTAAGATGCAAAATGACCTGTGGTTCGAAACTAGAAAATGTAACTCGACAAAAAGCCAGAATAAGCAACTACATCCACCCACTCCGGAAAAAGCCCTTTCAGCTTCTTTGCATCATCAACCATATACTGATCTACGACAGCAACTTCTACCCTTAGCTCTTCAGAACTGTTAGCCTGCAAATATTACAAGAAAACGTTAAGCCGCCGAAagcaaataaaactataaCCGCGTAAAGAGCTTTCTTTACCTCTAACCAGAAGGACCAATTCTCAGGACTAGCTCCACTAAGTCGGCATATGTATGATGGCGGACCTCCATCAGATGTCTCAGTAGCTGTACCAATTTCAATGAtaagtaaaaccaaaaatttatttaaatgTATATCTAGAAGACAATATATAATTGTGGGGGGTGGGGAAAGAAACCTGGAAGTGTATTGTCTGCAAATGACCAACTAGATAAAGGGCCTGTAATATTGAGGACTGCAACCCAAACCTCCTCCAAGGAACTGAGAGAGAGGTAAGACAAAGAGCTTTAAATCTTGAAAACCATATAAAAAGCCTGTACATGTCATGAACATGCAATTTTTTCAACTCACCCTAAAAACAGTTCCAAGTATATTCTCCGAGATTCCTCGCCAAATACTGTATGTGGCTTATAAGAGGACAGATGAGGGAACTGCCCGTATTGCTTTAGAATACCATCACTACTTGCAGGAAACTTCAAGCTTCTTGTGAACAAATGAGAAACAGGAAAAAGTCCCTGCATATACAGAGGCAGATTTTTTCACCCATTGTTCCGGTGAACTGTTTACTTGGTTACTGACTCGCATAAATATCCTAACCAAGGTGAACCCATAATGAGTTAATGACATCTACCACTCAAACTACGAAGTGCTAGTATTACAAAACACagattgtattttcattttcataggTCGAAGCACGGGCAGCTGGTGTGCTGTGCCCattctccctcttctctcacTTTACAACCTGAATAAGGAGACTTAAAATTCACCCTACATGTAGATGAAAAAAAGGGATTTGAGGCGGCAGCCCAGGTGGTCTAGAGTAGGGTTCCTTAGTCATAGAAAAGGTTTGATAAAACAAGAGCATATGTAGATAGGGTATCCACCTGAGCTCAGTGGCAAATAGCCAAATATGTACAAAGGGAGGataaatgttatccaaaatctgaagaaaaataaatgaaattgaaaagccTACAGGACATAAAATCTGAAAGAAACGCTCCAGAGACAAACATGAGCATCAGTTGTAGAAAAACGCCTCTAATCATATATTGAAATAACAACATCTACAAAAGTGCATACCATCCAAGTCCCACGGTGAGATGATTTTGCAGTTTCAAAAGATAACTCTGAACTAATGTGCAATTCCTTTGCAACCTCGGGTGCgtgtttgaaaagaaaaagtaatgaATTGGAATCCACAACAGAAAAATCATAGCTGGACTCCACAACATGATTTGCATCTGtcacagaaaacaaaatgttttAGTAGGAGCATGggataaacaagagaaaaggTGAAAAGAAACACAGAAAGAAACAACATGATATTGAAATCCAGATAGAAATGAGCTGAGAACCAGACTCAGATTAGTGTAATCTATTTACAACCAGTTgagaacaaaattaaattataatttaaatattaataatacTACCATCAGATTTTAGAAGAATTTTTCAATTATTTAtagaattaaaatttgtttagtccttctGGTTTGAAATCGACATCTATTTAgttcttatggttttattttaatcggaatggtccttaaagtcacgatttttcatccaaatagtctttccgtcaattttctcagttaaattgctgaTGTGGCCGTTAAATTACTGACGTGGCCGTtaaactgagaaaattgacggaaggaccatttggatgaaaaatcgtgactttaaagaccattcagattaaaatacaACCACatggactaaacagatgttgacttcaaaccataaagactatacagattaaaataaaaccacaacaactaaacagatgtcgacttcaaaccacaagaactatacagtattttacCCTTATTTATATGGGGGTGAGGGGTGGACTTGAAAGTAAGACATTGATTTCACATGATAACTCGGGCTAGCTTGAATACCTTCAGTGAGAAATGTATGCTGGAAAATAACTCTCTTAGGTGCAGCCGTGCTGTATGGAAAGAACTGAGATGACAGAGCCAAGCCTAGCACAGTAAGATGCAACAAGACTTGCAAAATGGATGACCTGGCTAACCAGCGACCGCAAATAGGTATCAGAGGGCCTACAGACCAACTGGTCACGAGTCCAACTACTGCAGCCAACACAATGTCAGGAACGAAATATCCTGCAGGAAAATAGACATgctttttgagaaattctagATACAGATAGGAAAGAATCAAGGGTAAGACTGGATGCCATAAACCATTGTGAGCCTCaatcttcaaaaccatatatactACTGTTCGAGAATATCCGTTTTGAGCCAAGTATAGTGCATTTCATATTACAAAGTCGCATAATTATGAGAAAATTAATGATCACATTGTTCAAGCACAAAAAATGGCTTCAAcaatataatttcaaatgaaGGTTATTAAGAGGCAATAAGGTTCCAAAATACTAACCATATGGAGGTGGCAAAGCACCCATCATACCCatcttttcaatcaaaaactgGACAAGAAATGCACCAAAATACACAGAGTACGCAAGGCATGGAAGTATAGGTAACATATAAATTAATGTTGACCTGACAGAAGCAAAAAAATTGGGttaaagaattgaaattcCTACTTGAAAGCTGTTAGACATAAGCTAAAATATCGATGAGTATGTACACCATCTATCATTTAAAATTTATGAGCAGAACTGTTGAAACTAGTACCTGAGTGATTTGCGACCAAATAATTTGACTGATAAGCAATATAAAATCCATCCAAGAAGCATAGACACGGCCAGTGAAAAAGTCAAGAAGCCCCCGCTCAACCCAGCATACAGATAAGCCTGCTTTCACTAAAGTAGTTTCACAATACATCCCTTTGAGTGCTTTAAGTACattgcaaaagaaaacaatccaAATAAAGTAACTAATCATCCATTCAAATTACGTACCAGCGTTATTGTAGCGTATAATCCAAATGCTCCCCAGAACCTTGCTTCATCAGATAAAGCCTGCAAGACTTGAGCTTGTTATAACTTATTTTCAATAAtgagataataaaaaaaaatatgtacagATATTCTTAATCTCTAGATCTGTGGTTCATGATGCACCAATATTAAATTTCAAGACATAGCTAGAACACAGGCAAGATATTACTAGGTCCAAATCGTAAACTCTTTACAATGTGTAGGTAAGATAACACTGTATGATTTGACAGACACCTGAAACTTCAACTATAatgcccaaaaaaaaaaacacatacaTGAAAAATAATCAGCTAAATAGActtgggaaaagaaaaacaaaaaagttaagCTGGGTAAATATCTGGTACATGGCATTACTTCTTTTAAAGACTTGACAACTGATGCCTCTTGAGTGAGGGGAAAGCTACTCCAAACAAATCTTGGTATTAACAGACCAACAAGAGCGCAGGGTGTGAACATCAAATAAGCCAAATATGGATGAGCAAACCTACATTTCAACCAAAATGTCAGTCAGAGTTGACAACATATAAAGCTCCATCTTCTTTTTATCACATTAACAACTGAGAAATACAACTAGTCTTCCATGAGTCTAACTCACAACATATAAGCTCCATCATCATAAGATAATTTCTTTTAAGAGTTAGAATCAATTTCTTACGCAATGGTCTGATAGGATGTGGAATTGATGGGGGTACAATTTCCTGTTTAGTTGTCTATCAATTTACATTATTAACTTCATTCATGAATTTGAGGTGATCTATAACTTCAGTCAAGCATGATAAAAATTGCTGAAACAGAATTTCTGATAATAACATGATTAAATTGTAAATACTACTTAAATATGAGCTAGAATCGGCTAAATCGCTAAACGCATTTGGAATTCCTTATGGTTAGAGCTAGCAGGACAATGGTTCATAAAGAAATTGATTGACATTTAGTTTTGCCAGATCAACCGAGAAAATATAAACCCACCAGTTCATTGCACGACTAGTAAACAACAATCTCAGGATGGAAAAGATAACCGGAATTACAATTGCTAGAACAACCCCAGCAGCATGAAATAGCATTCCTGTAAATTTAACAAATTGGACGACATTCAGGAATTAGACCTATGAGAAGATAACCAAAACTTATTGGGGCAAAGACTATTACAGGACTACATAATTAGCAAAAGGTTGCTGCATGTATTTACATAGAAGCAGTAGTTTTACCTTTTACAAAACTGCTGAAAGTAGCAAACCAAGATAGGAGTCCAGAATTCTGCTTTTGTGAGAAAAATGGCATAGCCAGGAAGATGCCAATAGGAATATGGTGAAGTACCATAGCTACCTTCCGAGAATAGTATATCTAATAGTCATCATggcgggagagagagagagagagagagagagagagagagagagagagagagagagagtagtaNNNNNNNNNNNNNNNNNNNNACTTGTTAAATAACTAATGTTTCATGAAATATAGTTAAAAAGCAATGTGTTGTGTACCACAGATTATGAGCTTGTAACATACCATGAACCATGttaaataatcaaagaaaacagCACGTCCAACCTCCTGCTGCTTGGTAGTTGATAAATTAGAATGTCTTTCAAGCGTATTTTGTAGCTTAGAAGAATTGGTGAACGCTCTAAGTATGCTAAATAGATTTTCTCCACGAGCTTGTATACTTCCAGGTCTGGAGGCATTGGGATGTATCAGAGGAAGTGCTTAGGGACGAAgcaatttgaaaattcaaagtaAGTAAATATGTACCAAAATAGCAGATGTAATGCATACAATAGTCTCTCCACTGTATCGAAGGATGTATGATAAAAATAACCACCAAGGAGAAAGATAATATCCAAGCCAGGGATGTCACCATAGTCTTCAGAAAATATTCGAAAATCTGTATCTCCAGGAACAACAGGAAAAACATCCTGCAGACGTACACATTCAGAAGTCAGCTAGCTAATGAAAAGACAACGTACTTAAAAAGCATATAGTGTCTGGTTTAGTGTCATCATCTAAAAATACAAAAGGTACTAGAAGATCATAACATTATTATTATCACTCTCATTCTTTGCATTTTAAAAATGATATATGGTTTAAAGACAGTTCAAAGATGTACCCGTTCCGAGGGAAACGAAAATTGttataaaaacacaaaaactgaaaGATAATACATGGATATCATCAATACGCTGCAATCATAAAATGAGAATTAATATCTGATACtccatgaaaaagaaaagtattaACCTGAGCTGCACTATGTGCCATGGGATATACTGCTGATTGAGCATAGATCTGAGAAGGCCAAGAACTAGGTCCTGATTGGCAAACTAAATCTGCAAAATCAAAGCTacagaaatcaaataaaaaaaataaaaaaaaactgctgCAACATTAAAAGTTACAGTTTCACAAATCGATAAAAAATGCAAATGAAAAATTCATctttttaataattaaatattgtaGACCTTCACCTACTTCTGCTAAAATGTAATccataataaataaataaatcagcAAAAGGTAATAGTTCCTTGAATACAGGTAAGATATTTTAGAGCACAAATGTGTCTCATCTTTTCAAGCCAACTGATATAACAATTGTGCCATCCAAGCAAGTGGTTTGTGCTTTGTAGGTGAAACTGCTCTTAAAATAGTCAAGCAAAAGAACTGGATCACCAATTAAGTTTCAGTAGAAGCGATAAGTTAAGCATACTAAAACATTTGGCATAAAGTAATTAACAATTGGTTTACATCCTACCAGGACCGCCTATCCCCGACGCTTCCACATTTATAAAAGCTCCAATAGTTTCACGCCATTTATGTGTCTTCATGAAGCCATGAGACCCCTAAAATAGCATATAAGATATATACTCAAatcaaacacatcaaaaaGAGCTGATACTATAATAATTAACAAGTTCAAAACAAGATTTCAGAGTAGCtgaattttgaatatttgGCTCCCCAACTGAACCTTATTAAACCACGTACCAGCAAAAAGAGCTCTTCTGCAccattaaaaagaaaaataacaggCTGAGGGGGAACCCATCCAGAGTCCACAATAAGTCTTGCTATTTCCAGCATCGATGCtacaaagaaatagaaaaataaataaataagttcaACGATATGATCGTGAAATAATGGTGAATATGGTAGATACAATCAGATGAACTTTTTTCTGTACCCACCTACACATGAACCACAATCACTTGCACCTGGAGAACCAAGTGGACTATCAAAATGGCCATTCAACAATACTGACGCATCAGAGTCTTGTGAATCTACTGATGATATTCTGCCATTAAGTTAAGCAAGAAAGCTACATTATCTCACTACATAGTTATAACCATGCTAACCATAAGACCCACAGGTGTATCCAAATATAAGAGAACAAACGAAAGTGCAGCTGATTAAGCAATCGGATGCGTATTACTAACCTCATCACAATGTTTGTGTGGTTCCTGTATCCCAGAGATATGCTATAGCCTAAAAACAGCATATTAAATGTGCCATTCACAACCGTCTCTTCTATCTCAACTCTGTGTATAGAAAATTCAGACATCACATTCACTTCACCAAACTCTGATTCATTAATAAACTCTCACAAGAGTCAAACGCAGTGCATCAAAATCTACGCAAATACCTAAGATTAGGTCCAGCTCGCTCCTTCAACATTTCCAACTGCGCTGTAATGTATCGAGCAGCTTCTCTTAATCCAGGACTCCCTTCCTACTCAACAAACATATCACCTTGTTAAATAAAAACTCGAAATCCgtattataaaaataaaaataaaaaattctatTGCTAATAATTTCGAGCTAAACTGTTCTAACTTTTCCACATTTTTTCCACATTTCTAACATCAAATGGCATTAAAATTTAGAATCATGTTTGAACAACAATTCATATCCAACCAGAGAAACTATTTCACCTGGCGGCTATCGATGTCTTTGGCCAAGACACGGATGTGCTCGACGGCGCGAGCCTCGGAGAAGCGATCGAGCGGCGCGTCGATCTCAAGCGGCGTAATGAAGCGCATGTGGAGAATCGAGTGGACGAGCACGGCGAGGAGGCCGTAAATGGCGACAAGAAAGAGCAGGAACTTGAAGCCGGACGCGTCGCCGGCGGCCATTGTCAGCTGAGTTTCGATCCCTCAAAGGTTGAACGAGGAGATCGATGAGGTTGATAGGTTGGAAATTGCGTGCTAAAATACGCGGAGAGAGtgacagagaagaagaagaagaatagtgACGTGCGGGATTCGAAGACGGTGAGGTGAGAACTGAAATGTATGGAAAAGCGAAAAGTAGCTACAACGTCCCGCTATATGACGTTTTGATTCGACCTCGCAGTACTCGCCCCCCTTGGGCGACCGACTAAGACAGTAGATTGGGCTATGATTTTTGGATAAGGACTTGCAACTTGCAAGATTTTCTGTTTGATCCTATAATTCCTATTGGGCCTTCTAACATGAAAAATTGTCCGATTAGTTTTGGTTGAGTAGAAGCATACTAGGCTGCAAGTGATTTCTGTAGTAATAAGAGGTCTTTAGTTTGAACCTTATCTTTCTGCGAACCAAATGTAGGAAAGACCTGATGGTTGTTTTGTgcgaaccaaacgaggcctagAAGTGATTCGCGTAGCAATAAGAGGTCTTTAGTTCGAACCTTATCTTGTAGATAACATCTTTTGTGAAGGGACCATACCTAAATTGCTGTCGGTCTCATAATGGAAACTCACGCATCCATCATTAACCAAAACTTACTCGCAGTTttataaatgaaaaagaaacaaacataatAGTATTTGGTCTTGTTTCCCCCATAATTCCCCATAGTTTATCTTCGattgtaataataaaaaatagtaAGGCTTTTTTGAGGATCATTTGGAAAATAGAAGCAAACTGAATCGaaacatttatataaaaagataaaCTCAACCAACTTGTGGGGTTATTGAGATTGAGAAATGTATGATGTTATTGGTGATTTCTAAACGATCGTAGAAGTTGGGTCAAAAAGTTATGAAACGTTATGATTATATTCAACTCATGTTGGTTCTTTAGGTGGGTGAAAACTCATGTTGGTTCTTTAAGCTACGTCTCAACCAAATTTTCAGTCACATCATAAATTGATGACttagtttaaaattttttatatgtttcaagtgcttttcttttcaattatgTTATACAATATCAGAACGTAAAGTTATGGGACATATATAGTTACCTCTTCattcatctaatttttttttatgttatcaAACATCAGAACATAAAGTTTACGggaattttctttcttctctttctctttcccaGAGGAACTATTTTTCATTATGCGAACCAAATGAGGCCATAATAGGGAGGATAACTAGCTCATTGAAAGTGTATCGATGAAAGATGTGACTACTTTTTGTTCACCCCTTTTCTATGGTTattcatatttatatttcatagAAATGGCAATCACGTAGAAGTACATGCTTTTGTTTCCTCATGACTCTCATTGACCCTCTAATCATTGCACGTTTACTTATCTGGAATGGAATTGAGATGTGAGGGAATGATTACGGAATAAGGGAATTTATGTGTTTACTTGCTCTTGGTGGAATGAGAATTGTTGTGTGTCCCACCTTTAAACCCGGAATTGATTCCTTGATAACTCAGATTTGTAATACCAAAGGGGGAGGTGGGTTTAGGAATGATACTATCCGGAATGAACTTTTTGTACGTAAAATATCCTTACATAATTGCAATAACTCAAACTTTTTAAAAGGTAATTTAGTAATCATACtagtttaattatattttccttttgtaagtaaacaaaatcaatcgTAATTAGTTATATTCTAATTCCAATTCCATGTGATAAGTAAACAACtcaatggaattgaaataTCCACATACTATTCCATTCCATCCCGTCTCTCATTCCTTCCATCTTCCATTCCCGATGAATTTCGTTCCAAGTAAGTAAACGTGTCATCAATGTATTAACATCCATATAATTATGTGAATTGCCTATTAgttcaatttatttattcataacaaggaaaaattaaagaattataTTGAACGACCAGTAACAAAAATAACGACGACATGAATCAAAATACACATGTTATGGTCATTTGTGTTGCATGTATCATCCTCCAACTTACAATCATAAACATGGATTTTGATCACTCATGTTGCATGTATCATCTTCCGAGATTGTAATTATCAAGCATGATTATTGCACCTCTACTTGGCAAACCTagtaattttttcataaaGGCTAATGCAATTACCACACATtctcacattttttttaacacaTCATCTTTTTATGTGTCCTCGAAATCATGTGGATTCGAGTTGTTTTCGTTCTAAAATTGGCGTGACGTTGCACTTTCTCAAACAAATACAATCTCAAAGCGTTTAACGTTTCTAACTGTCAAAACATTAATATTGTTACTTAAAGACACAACCGTTTGTTAATCACATTAAAGTTACAAAACTTGCTTTTTAGTAAGTTTACAAAATTAAAGACAAGATCCCATCAAATCGTTGAAATGACCCTGTCACTAATTTCTAGTTACCCCCCAAcaatttcttgttttagaAGGAatgaaaatatagaaaaacaaGATGTGCATAATTTGCTGAGGAAGATAGAGACCTTAGTGGGCTAGTGTACAAGAAATTAAGCAGCGCAATCCAATCCTAGAAGCAAGGCCCCAAATATCGATTTGTTTTTGCCTCCTTAACCAAATCAAAGTCCCCCTCATAAAATAAATACTCTCGGTCTCCACCCAAAGTCCACTACTGGGGCGCAGTAGCAAAATGGAACATGATAGTAACTAACGTCCGATCAGATCtcggaaaaataaaaatgtaccGGAAAGCCGCAATTGGCTTAACCTTCGCTCTGCTCCTCCTCATCTCCTACTCCATCTTCATCGGCACAGTCGATTTGCGATCCTACTTCATCCCTCTCCTTAAATCCTCACCGTTGGCTCCTCAGTCGCTATGCGCCACCGGCCCGCCGCTCAAGGTGTTCATGTACGATCTGCCGCGGCGGTTCAACGTCGGGATGCTGAACCGGAAGAGCGCGGAGGAGGCGCCGGTGACGGCGAGGGAGTGGCCGCCGTGGCCGAGGAACTCCGGGCTGAAGAAGCAGCACAGTGTGGAGTACTGGATGATGGGGTCGGTTCTGTGGGAAGGGAACGGCGGCGAGGGGAGTGAGGTTGTTAGGGTTTCTGATCCGGAGGTGGCTGATGCGTTCTTCGTGCCGTTTTTCTCTTCGTTGAGTTTTAATACTCACGGTCATAATATGAATGATCCCGAGACTGAGGTTGATCACCAGTTGCAGGTAAAAATTTGATCGGAATTTTACTGTTGAGCTCGTATTCtggtcaattttttttttccggtcaagtttgatgattttgtgctGAATAGTTGAATTGTGTAGTTGAAAGTATTGGATTGGATgtctttgattgatttagaAATGAGGATCTTTAGCTTCTATTGCTGAGATTATAGGCGATTCGCATACGATAAGGACTTAGATGAGATGTTAAAGACCGTTAGGTTTGCTTCTCTAGCTGAATTGAAGTGTTTGATAGGTCAGAATCCAGCTTCGCTCGTGTCATTGTTAATTATACAAGGAAATGTAGGGCAAGATTTGGGATGTTAGAAAGGAATGTGGTGATGATTTGTAGCCTTTTCAGCGAATCAATAGTTTTGCTGTTTTTGCttgtcaaatttttgtttggtattTGTTAACCAGCTTCTGAAAtcttgctttttgtttttgttgtttcagatAG from Fragaria vesca subsp. vesca unplaced genomic scaffold, FraVesHawaii_1.0 scf0513160_u, whole genome shotgun sequence includes:
- the LOC101306592 gene encoding endoplasmic reticulum metallopeptidase 1-like; this translates as MAAGDASGFKFLLFLVAIYGLLAVLVHSILHMRFITPLEIDAPLDRFSEARAVEHIRVLAKDIDSRQEGSPGLREAARYITAQLEMLKERAGPNLRVEIEETVVNGTFNMLFLGYSISLGYRNHTNIVMRISSVDSQDSDASVLLNGHFDSPLGSPGASDCGSCVASMLEIARLIVDSGWVPPQPVIFLFNGAEELFLLGSHGFMKTHKWRETIGAFINVEASGIGGPDLVCQSGPSSWPSQIYAQSAVYPMAHSAAQDVFPVVPGDTDFRIFSEDYGDIPGLDIIFLLGGYFYHTSFDTVERLLPGSIQARGENLFSILRAFTNSSKLQNTLERHSNLSTTKQQEVGRAVFFDYLTWFMIYYSRKVAMVLHHIPIGIFLAMPFFSQKQNSGLLSWFATFSSFVKGMLFHAAGVVLAIVIPVIFSILRLLFTSRAMNWFAHPYLAYLMFTPCALVGLLIPRFVWSSFPLTQEASVVKSLKEALSDEARFWGAFGLYATITLAYLYAGLSGGFLTFSLAVSMLLGWILYCLSVKLFGRKSLRSTLIYMLPILPCLAYSVYFGAFLVQFLIEKMGMMGALPPPYGYFVPDIVLAAVVGLVTSWSVGPLIPICGRWLARSSILQVLLHLTVLGLALSSQFFPYSTAAPKRVIFQHTFLTEDANHVVESSYDFSVVDSNSLLFLFKHAPEVAKELHISSELSFETAKSSHRGTWMGLFPVSHLFTRSLKFPASSDGILKQYGQFPHLSSYKPHTVFGEESRRIYLELFLGSLEEVWVAVLNITGPLSSWSFADNTLPATETSDGGPPSYICRLSGASPENWSFWLEANSSEELRVEVAVVDQYMVDDAKKLKGLFPEWVDVVAYSGFLSSYIF